Below is a genomic region from Rosa chinensis cultivar Old Blush chromosome 5, RchiOBHm-V2, whole genome shotgun sequence.
tagatggcCTTataactaattaaagtttcaaaatgacacttgtgtgtaattttctaaaaaatttATCATTTGATACGATTGTGatttttaatgaaattattgTCTCCTTTTTACGGGGTAGTTTCCTtgcaaaaaaaagagaaaatgtttCAAACAGTACTCGAACTTAgaccgactcctaacttcagtacccgactatgcaaaactatcactttagtaccccaagtttgaagcccgacccaacattcatacacgccgtccatgacgGTGTTAACTAACAATCCACATACTAAATTTGGATGGGTATTTGGGTCATTTCGTTACCCAAACCTTATTTTGCagatccttcttcttctttccttatcttttgtagagagagagagagtgaagtaaagaacaaagaagaacagaGGGGAGGGGgaaaggggggagagagagagaagaacaaagaagaacaaaggGGAAGGGGagggagaggggagagagagagagagagagagaagaacagaggggaggggggggggggagagagagagtgaagtaaAGAATAAAGAAGAACAGAGGGGAGGGGGAGAGAAGTGTAAGTATTTGGGTCAATACCATTCAACACACACTTTCCTATTATCTCTAGGAGATCCGAGATTACAGAATAGTAGGAGAATACTTCTCCTGCATTCTAGGAGAATCAagggaacaagaagaagattgcaGAATTAGAAAGTGCAGCGAAAATCAAGGAAGACCGCCTCACTGATCTTACGTTTAAGGTAGGACTCATGCATATCATTTTACATGATTTGCATATCGGATAAATGATCTGATAtgcttatcttcattaaagtgtTTTTATCTTGTGAGATTGGATATGcacaaaaataaggaaattgatttactgtttttgAAACCTTTACATATATATCTTATTCAGTAATAAAAGACTCCTTGATTGAGGGAAAGTCTTGCTCCTATATAAAAGGTCTTGAAACAGTTTTTCTGATGTATGTTTTTGGCCCTCAAAACTATTGTTGTTTTTGTGTTGCTTAGTCTTCACCGAAGGTTTCATGCCAAAACTCCAATTGTTATAGTTTGTTTTCTCACTACATACATATCATGAGTCATATTTGAAATCAGTGAGATCAGTGAGTTCGTGATACAAGCAACTGAGGGGGAGATCTATAGTATAGAGAATACACTAAGCATTAGCTACGTGTGTAGGATAGTTTCTGCAAttgtaaacaagttagcattgtgTGCTAGTAAAGTGATTGTGATCAATATCACTACTTGTAATTGTATACTCTTTACACATAGTGGATTTACCCTTCGTGTAGGCTACGTAAACAGcctcgcagtgaagtttcctcagtggggaggtttacactgcgtcagcaaaaGCTTGTGTTTGTTTTACTTAAGTTGGTTGATTATTTAGTCTTTTCATTTGTTCACATCATCGTGTTTTTGTTCCATCTGGTGTtttcaattggcatcagagcgggttctagaaCTATCTAGTGATCCCAGGAAAGATGGAACATTCACGTGATAGGGCTGCTGGTGGATCTATAAATAGTCCTCATTGTTCGAAGGCGGATGTGAAAAATATACTCAGTGgaaaatatacatgaaatcatatcTCTATGCTCAAGATGAACATGTTTGGAATATTGTAGAAAATGGCTGGACTATACCTATGACAAAAGCAAAAGGAGAAAGCTCTTCCACTGCAATTCCGAAACCAAGGAGGGACTGGACTGAGGAAGAAGTTCGTGATCTGCAAGCAGATTTCAAGGCTAAGAATAGTATTTTCACTGCCCTATCTGAACGGGAAAAACTGAGGATAAGTCACTGTGATACGGCCAAGCAGGCATGGGACCTTCTACAGACTACAtatgaaggaaataaaaaggtacGTGCACAGAAATTACAAGCACTGATATTTGAATTCGAAACTATGActatgggagatgatgaaaccATTGATGACTTCCATGGTAGAATTCTTAAAATTTCTGGTCAGTGTCGTAGTCTGGGAGCAccttttgatgaagataagaTTGTCAAAAAAAATCTCAGAGCCTTGCCAGAAAAGTTTCGTTCAAAAGTCACTAGTATAGAGGACTCATTTGACATTGATGAATATCCACTCGATGAGCTCATCGGCAATCTCAAAACCTATGAGATGAGGTTaaaacctgagaagaaaaataagggaGTAGTGTTCAAGGCCGTAAAaggagtagaagaagaagaagaaacactaGATCTTGCTCTACTAACGAAGGaattcaaaaaatttctcaaaagcaaGAACTCCTCTAGAAATCTCAATGCTCCTAGGAAAAACTCTTACGGAGGAAGCAGTAGCAGCGGTGACTACAACAGCAAGAGTGGAAAAGGAAGCTTCAAGGGAAACCTCTCAGGAAAGCCTAAATGCTATGAGTGTGGTGGCTATGGTCATATCTCTACTGACTGTGGAAATAGAAAGCatgaaacaacaacaacaagtctCTTCTCTCAACTTGGAGTGATGATGAGTCTCAAGAAGTTGAAAATCTGGCTCTTGTATCATCACTTCTACCTGATTCAGACAGTGACGAGACCTTCtctgatgatgaaacaaatgtCCGCTACAGACAACTCTACAAAGCTTCAAAGGCTACTCTGCTTAAAAACTTGAATTTGGAAAAAGAAGTTGAATTtctgaaaactgaaaaagaaaaggtggagCGTCTTTTGGAATCTTCGCAATCTGCATGGAAATCAGAGAAAAGCAAACATGTGAGTGATCTACAAGATGACCAAGAGCTATTGGCATGGAAGACTGAAAAAGATGAGTACCTCAACAGGATCAAATTACTAGAATTGGATGTTAAAGGTCAACAAGCATTAAACTTGGAATTGTCGGCTAAAAATGAGTCTATGCAAGATGAATTGAGATTGACTCAAGAAAGATTCACCAAGTTTGATATCAGCTCCAACTCCATGTCAAAATTGCTCGGATCAGGAAAAGCTCCTCATGACACTTGTGGGTTAGGATACACTGGAGAGAATTCCAAAAGTACCAAATTCGTAAGAGCATCAAGACCTtctggagaaaaagaagaagtctcCCCTAATGATCATGTCAAGATTGTGAAGAAAGGCAAACCAATCCCAAACTGTCAGGTAAAAATTGACCAAGAGTTCCCCACTGGTCAAAACAGGTACGCAAACTCTAGAACTTTTGTCCCTATTTGTCATCACTGTGGTAAGATAGGCCATATCAGACCTAAGTGTAATGAAAGGCTTTCAAACTCACAGTTCTCTCAAGAAAAATGTACTTTTGAATCCCTACAATTTGAgcttaaagaacaaaaagaactcATTAACAAACTAGCTGAAATTGTTTCTAATAAGAACTTtcaaactgaaagaagaaaagaggtctggaccaagaaaaatgaaagtaaGTGTCTTCGTTCTTATGAAACTAATGATACATGTCTTTTCACGTGTGCAAGCAAACAACGCTCTCACATTGAGGCAACTTGTTTGGTAGCCCTGACTGCATTAGCTGACAAGCGACGAGACTTCTGGTATGTTGACAGTGGTTGCTCTAGACACATGACTGGAGACAAATCTTGGTTCACATCCTTTGAGGATGAAAACACAATTGGATCAGTCACGTTTGGAGATGGAAGAAAAGCAAATATTCTGGCTCAAGGCACAGTAAACACTCCAGGTATACCTAACCTTAAAAATGTTTTATCTGTTGAAGGCTTAACTGCAAATCTGATTAGCGTCAGTCATTTGACTGATGACTATGAAGACGTATGGTTTAACAAACAAAGATGTTTGGTCTTAAATCAGAAAGGAGAAGGTATCatgggaggtaagagatctATTGATAACTGTTATCATATTCAAGCTAATGAATCTTCCAGCTTGCAGTCTTGCTTGTCTGTAAAATCTACAGAGGAGACCTTTGAACTTTGGCACAGGAAGATGGGACATGTCAACTATCAGGATTTGCCGAATTTATCTTCCAAGCAATGTGTCAGAGGCTTGCCAAATTTAAGGGGCAAAACTGACAAGATATGTGGGGAATGCAAAATAGGAAAACAAACAATGGCACCTCACAGAGTGATAAATTCTACAACAACCACAACGGTCTTGGAGCTATTACACATGGACCTCATGGGACCAGCTCAATCCTAGAATATTGGAGGTAAGAGCTATATACTAGTAGTTGTAGATGATTTCTCAAGATACACTTGGGTAAATTTCTTAAAAGACAAGACTGAAACGTTTGAGTCTTTCAAaaacttgagtcaaaaattAATTGTTGAGAAGAAATCATTAAATACCAGTATAGTGAGAGTAAGGTCGGATAATGGtactgaatttaaaaactccGCTTTTTCTAACTATTTTCATGAGCTTGGTGTGTCACATGAATTCTCAGCTCCAATCACTCCACAGCAAAATGGTattgtggaaaggaaaaatagggtaTTGCTAGACATGGCTAGAGTAATGCTACATGCTGCAGGTCTTAGCACAAATTTTTGGGCTGAGGCTGTCAACACTGCGTGCTATACAATGAATAGGGTCCTTCTCAGACCAGGTACTGAACAAACAACATATGAGCTGTGGAAAGATAAGAAACCAAATGTGGGATactttcatatttttggaagtcCTTGCTACATTTTACGAGATAGAGAACACCTCGGTAAATTTGATGCTAGAAGTGATGATGGCGTGTTCTTGGGATATTCTCTGAACAGTAGAGCTTATCGAGTTTACAATAAAAGAACTCGAATTGTTATGGAATCCATTAATGTCTCTATTGATGATCAATGTGTGAAACAGGAAGAATCATTTGCAGATTTATCTCCCTCTTCTGTTATACAACCTCCGAACACAGAACATCCAActgaggaagaaggagaagaaatccCTGGCAGCATTTTCGAACTAGCTCCAACTCTGAGGAGAGGGTTCAAGCAAGTTCAAAAGGACCACTCCAGTCAAGATATCATCGGACATCTAACAGATGGAATGATCACTAGGAGAAAAGCTGCAGCACAGGTAAGCCCCTCCGAGGTAAGTCACGAGAATGTGGTACTGTGTTTTGTTACCAAAAATCTGCTAAGCATGAATATTATatctcattttggttttgtgtccaTTATTGAACCAAAGAATATTAAGGAAGCCTTGTTGGATGATAACTGGATTAGTGCTATGCAGGATGAGCTAAATCAGtttactaggaatgatgtgtggtacttaGTACCTCGACCTAGTAAGTGCAATGTTATAGGAACCAAGTGGATTTTTAGAAAcaaaagtgatgaaaaaggGAATGTGATTAGAAATAAAGCCAGACTAGTTGCTCAGGGATACTCTCAGGTTGAAGGTCTTGACTTTGATGAGACCTTTGCTCCTGTAGCTAGACTAGAATCAGTTCGGTTACTTCTTTCTGTAGCATGTCATCTCAGGTTCACTTTATTTCAAATGGACGTCAAAACTGCCTTTTTGAATGGGATTCTTCGGGAAGAGGTTTATGTGGAACAACCTCCGGGTTTCAAAGATCCACATAACTTAGATCATGCCTACCGGCTCAAGAAAGCCCTGTATGGTCTGAAGCAGGCTCCTAGAGCCTGGTATGAAAGGCTTTCTACTCATCTTGTGGAAAAAGGGTATACTAGAGGCTCCATTGATAAAACATTGTTTGTCAAACGAACTAAAAATGATATTATCATTGCCCAAGTGTATGTTGACGATATTGTTTTTGGTTCCACATCCAAATACCTTGTCAAAGAATTTCAATCcgtcatggaaagtgaatttgaaatgagtatGTGTGGTGAACTAACTTTCTTTCTTGGATTGCAAGTAAGGCAGATGGATACATGGTTGTTTCTTTCTCAAACCAAATACGCTgaaaatttgatcaaaaaaTTTGGTCTCGAATCTAAGAAGACAGTGAGCAATCCCATGAGTACCACTACTAAGCTGCACGAAGACCAGGAAGGGAAATCAGTTGATCCAACACTCTTTTGTAGCATGATTGGGAGCTTACTTTATCTCACTGCCAGTCGACCTGATATTTCCTACAGTGTGGGAGTATGTGCTCGCTTTCAAGCAAATCCCAAAGAATCCCACTTAGAAGCTGTCAAAAGAATCATTCAATATATTTCAGGTACAGTTAACTGTGGTATTTTCTATACATTCGATACTAACGTGGAAATTGCAGGGTACTCTGATGCTGACTGGGGAGGAAACCTAAAGGATATAAAAAGTACTTCTGGAGGCTGTTTCTTCATTGGAAACAATCTTGTAGCTTGgcatagcaagaaacaaaattgtatTTCCCTGTCTACTGTAGAAGCTGAATATGTTGCTGCTAGGAGTTGTTGCACACAAATGCtgtggatgaagcaaatgcttcatgattatggtatttctcaaggtaagttgtctatcTTCTGTGACAATACAAGTGCTATTAACATCACAAAGAATCCTGTTCAACATTCTCgaacaaagcacattgatctTCGATATCATTTCATTAGGGATTTGGTTGAGCAAAATATACTTGAATTAAGCTTTATGCCCACTGAGAGTCAACTTGCTGATCTATTCACTAAGCCTAttgacactgctaggtttgaaatGTTGAGAAATGCACTTGGGATATGTTCTAAGCAGTAAGGTACTAGAATGTCTGTCCACTGTTGATTGAGAAATTCATGATCTTAGTACACTTGGACCACTATCACTTGTGAACTGCATATATTTTCAGCTATGCACACTCTATGACcatgccttattctggacaaatGCTTATGTACTCATGATTTGTCTTTGACTCACGTCACACTACTATGAAATTTTCTTATCGCTTTATGTGGTGGCACGTTTCGTGTTCCCTGTCTTGAGAGAATAGATGAAGTAGGCAAAATGCTTAATATGCTCAGATGGCTAATTTTCtattctcaaagtaatcaggtccttgttgtggtgaactttcaagGATTTGTAAGAAATGAGAATGGTTTTCTGTATCCTAtcactcaaagtaatcaggccttggttgtggtgaactttccaaggtttgcaagaaacgagttGGTAGGTGCACCTTGTACGTAAATTGtgaaaattcaaacaacaaCTCGAGACTCTCTTCTcggagcatccttgttatgctCAGTACCCCAAGATCATCTGGTCTGGGAGTTGCTAGGACGGGTCTGGCTACATGAGTTCTTGTTTGCACCATAAAGAAATCTATGACTCAAATCACATCAGTATCTGGGAAAAATGTATCCCACTCCTTCTAGGAGACCTCCTGAGCTCGGTCTATGTGTGAAGTTTTtctcttcacttcttctctctttcactGAACACGTCTCTAAGCCCCATGTACTGCTCATGCTCAGTCATGTCTCATAATGAGTACAAACTCTATTTGTTGATGGAATACATAGTGGTCACCACATGGAAATATGTTTCGTTCATTAATTGATTCGTGCTCCTTGTGTTTCAACTATGCTATAATTTCTCCATTCAATATGACCACTGCATTCATTCACTTGATACTTAGCCCAAGAATAGATTGTGTGATAAATTTGCTGATTTTGTGCTTCTGGTTGTCTCTTCGAATCCTGACTTAATTGCCATCTGGTTGCACTTACTTCTCTTATTGTTTACGCCTAAATTAAGAGGGAGACGAAATATGCATGCGTGTATCTCGGAGAAATAAATTGTCATAATTCTTCTCCCTTTTGCGACGCTATTCCAATCGGTGTGTCCTTTGGTTTTCCCTAACCCTACCGGTTCTCTATATATCTAGTCTCTTCTGTCTCTCGGATTTTACTCTTGTCTGTCTCTGTGTGCAGGTTCACTCATCATGGTTCGCACAAAGATTACGACTCGACTTGGTGGACACCGACGTCTTCCTCCTCTAGAGGAGGGCCGTCAGGCTGCTGTCAGAGCCGACATCCTTCATCCCGGCATGCACCGTGCACGCAGTCGGAGCCCTCCTCTTCGTCCCCCTCCTTCTGGTGCCCCCTCCAATGTCCCTCCTCCTGTTTCCCTTGATAGCTTTCGCGACCACATCTTGGTGACTGACTGGCGACTTGCCTGTCTCACTACCGACATGGACGACATGCACTCTCTTCTGGTTCGTACTCATCATGCCGTGACCAACCTCACCAAGGAGATCCGGAACATGTAGCGCCACCCTCCCGGGTTTGACGCTCCCGGGCCATCCACCGCTGTTCCTGAGGTCGTCGCCCCTGCGGAGAGCTCGACTTCGATGGACAGCGAGGAATTTCAGGACCATGTCACCCAGCTTCTGGAGGAAATCGAAGGGCCTTCCccttcaaagggggagaagtgacatttttctttactttattttgaactttcTGATATCTATAGTCTATTTTACTTCAAACTTTGTTGGACGATGGTTATTTTTTGCTTTTGGgatgtaagtgcataagcacaaacTAACTAGGATGCTTATTTTTACTATATTATGTGATATTTACTTTTGGCTACTTGGATCCggaaaaggatggaaattgaTTCCTTGATCCAAGAAGCTACTCTTTGTTCTCCACTATTATATGTAATAATTTATCATGCAGGGGTTCAAACAAGAAAAAcatcatgtgttgaatgggaatgcccaaagggggagattgtaagtatttgGGTCAATACCATTCAACACACACTTTCCTATTATCTCTAGGAGATCCGAGATTACAGAATAGTAGGAGAATACTTCTCCTGCATTCTAGGAGAATCAAGGGAACAAGAAAAAGATTGCAGAATCAGAAAGTGCAGCGAAAATCAAGGAAGACCGCCTCACTGATCTTACGTTTAAGGTAGGACTCATGCATATCATTTTACATGATTTGCATATCGGATAAATGATCTGATAtgcttatcttcattaaagtgtTTTTATCTTGTGAGATTGGATATGcacaaaaataaggaaattgatttactgtttttgAAACCTTTACATATATATCTTATTCAGTAATAAAAGACTCCTTGATTGAGGGAAAGTCTTGCTCCTATATAAAAGGTCTTGAAACAGTTTTTCTGATGTATGTTTTTGGCCCTCAAAACTATTGTTGTTTTTGTGTTGCTTAGTCTTCACCGAAGGTTTCATGCCAAAACTCCAATTGTTATAGTTTGTTTTCTCACTACATAGATATCATGAGTCATATTTGAAATCAGTGAGATCAGTGAGTTCGTGATACAAGCAACTGAGGGGGAGATCTATAGTATAGAGAATACACTAAGCATTAGCTACGTGTGTAGGATAGTTTCTGCAAttgtaaacaagttagcattgtgTGCTAGTAAAGTGATTGTGATCAATATCACTACTTGTAATTGTATACTCTTTACACATAGTGGATTTACCCTTCGTGTAGGCTACGTAAACAGcctcgcagtgaagtttccttagtggagaggtttacactgcgtcagcaaaaGCTTGTGTTTGTTTTACTTAAGTTGGTTGACTATTTAGTCTTTTCATTTGTTCACATCATCGTGTTTTTGTTCCATCTGGTGTTTTCAAGAAGAACAgaggggagggggagagagagaagaacagaagggagaaagaaacaaaaaaaatttgggttaACACATTGAGTGACTAAAATACCACTTATGGTTTGCCATATGGCTTGAGACTTAACGCCGTTATTGACGGCGTGTATGaatgttgggtcgggcttcaaacttggggtaccaaagtgatagttttgcatagtcaggtactgaagttaggagtcggcctaagttcgggtactgtttgaaacaTTTTCTCGcaaaaaaaatgatgatataTTTGGGTTGCCAATTTTACATCCGTATACCTAATACGGATACCTCTACGTTTTAAGCAATGGAATGTTTATGAAGCTAATACCCATGCCTGTTTTTGGGACCAAACTGATACAACTCCAAATTTGCTGGGCAATTTCTTAACATAATCTACTTTTAAAAATAAGTCCTTATAAAAATGATTATTTCTCTATATATCCCACCTTTACCGTTTCTCTCACAAACCAACCCTAGAAAGTTGAATTCACAGTagcagttctctctctctctctctctctctctctctctctgtgtcaaTGGAAGTCCAAAGAAGCCGAACCAATTAACCGGAGTCCCTCACCGGACCGTCCCATCAGCTTCCATGGACCCACCGAACCCGAACCCGAACCTGAACCCGAACCCGGCATCTAGGCGGGTCCTAATCCGCCCACCCCCTTCTTCCTATTCTTCACCTCCTTCCCAAACCATTCCGattccctcctcctcctcagacCCTCCCTCCACCGACGGCGTCGTCGTGGTGGGCTTCATTGGGCCGCCGAGCACCGACCACTCGGCCCAGCTCATCAATCGGATCCTCGACTCCAACGTGTTCGGGTCGGGCAACCGGGACAAAAGCCTCGGCGTCGAGAACCAGGAGGAGCTCCGGGACTGGTTGAAGTGGCGGAGAATCAGTTACTACCATGAGGAGCAGAAGGGGATTCTGTTCTTGCAGTCTTGCTCCACGCTCTGCTCCGCCGTGGACGATAACGGGTTATCGGACTCCGGGTCTGGTTTCGACTCTGTGTTCGAAGAGCACGACTTCGGAGACCTCCAGGGGATGCTTTTCATGTTCTCTGTAAGTTGTTTTCTCTGTTATTTTCAGCAGCATTTTCGGTTTCGGCTAAAAGCATTTTCGATTACTCATATTGCTGATAATGCTGATAGTTGTAAATGTAATATGGAACTGAGCAGATTGTGTTACGAACCAATGCGTGGTTGAGAATTCTTGATTAGGCGTAATGTGAGTTTATAGCAAGTGTAGGATATAGTGGACGTTGTTTTCGTTATGGCTACTGATAGAGACCTGAACTCTATGCATGTACATTATTTGAGCATTTGGATTTTCGGGATGAACTTTGTGATTTCCATGTACATGAGGTTTTAATATCGGTGACAGTTTATGTAGCGATAATTAACTCAACGAGTAATGCAGGTTTGCcatgtaattatatatattctggAGGGTTCACGGTTTGATACTCAACTCCTGAAAAAGTTTCGAGTGTTACAAGCTGCCAAGCATGCCTTGGCTCCATTAGTCAGACCCCGAAATATGCAGCCAACACCATCCAAGCCCTATTCGTCATCCTCACGGCCTACCACATCTGCAACCTCTTCAAAAAATTCTTCTCCAGGTAGAGGTGGTGGCATGTTGACTCGCAATGCTTCTGCCATTTCGCTAATGTCAGGTTTAGGTTCCTACACTTCTTTGTTTCCTGGACAGTGTACCCCAGTCACActgtttgttttcattgatgatttctcTGATGTGCCAAATCCCAGCTCTAGTGTGGAGGACTCGGCAGATACATCCCCACTAAATCAGCCTTCTAGTTTGGGCACTTCTGCAAGGCCAAGTTTGCCTATTAAAGGTTCTGGTTCAGTGGTTGTGCTAGCACGCCCTGTGAGTAAATCTGAGGGTAGTTTTAGGAAGAAGCTGCAGTCATCCCTAGAAGCACAAATTCGTTTCTTAATTAAGAAGTGTAGAACACTCTCAGGTTCTGAAACTGGTCATTCTGGGTCTAGAAATGGCGGTGCTTCAAATTCTGCACCTCTGTTTTCACTTGATGCATCAAGGGCGGTTCTGTTGTTAGATAGGTATACAAATCAGAGAGGTGAGTCGCTTGAGTTTGCTACTGGCCTTGTTGAAGATGTTTTGAATGGGAAGGCAACCTCAGATTCTCTTTTGCTTGAAAGTCATGGTCAGAATGCAAGTAAAGAGGATATAATATCAGTGAAGGAGTTCATTTACAGGCAATCAGATATTCTAAGAGGGAGGGGGGGAGTTGTAACCAATTCCAACAGTGGTTCAGCTGCTGGTGTAGGTATGGCTGCTGTTGCTGCTGCCGTCGCTGCTGCGTCAGCAGCATCAGCTGCTGCATCAACTACGTCTGGAAAGACATTTAATGCTCCAGAACTTCCAACTCTCCAAATTTGGTTATCTTCCAGTCAACAAATTCTTCATGGGGTTCTTTCAGCAAAAGGTGGCTGCATAGATGAAACTGAAATCAGTAAAAGAAAACCTCGGACGAGGAACACTATTCCACAGCCAGTTGAAGGAGTTTCTTTGAAAGGTATGGATCCCCTAGATTTAGCAGTATCTTGGTTGGAAAGTGGTAATAAAATGAACTCCAGATTTTCGACGTTGTGGTGTGAAAGGACCCTTCC
It encodes:
- the LOC112163777 gene encoding uncharacterized protein LOC112163777, which codes for MKSYLYAQDEHVWNIVENGWTIPMTKAKGESSSTAIPKPRRDWTEEEVRDLQADFKAKNSIFTALSEREKLRISHCDTAKQAWDLLQTTYEGNKKVRAQKLQALIFEFETMTMGDDETIDDFHGRILKISGQCRSLGAPFDEDKIVKKNLRALPEKFRSKVTSIEDSFDIDEYPLDELIGNLKTYEMRLKPEKKNKGVVFKAVKGVEEEEETLDLALLTKEFKKFLKSKNSSRNLNAPRKNSYGGSSSSGDYNSKSGKGSFKGNLSGKPKCYECGGYGHISTDCGNRKHETTTTNSDETFSDDETNVRYRQLYKASKATLLKNLNLEKEVEFLKTEKEKVERLLESSQSAWKSEKSKHVSDLQDDQELLAWKTEKDEYLNRIKLLELDVKGQQALNLELSAKNESMQDELRLTQERFTKFDISSNSMSKLLGSGKAPHDTCGLGYTGENSKSTKFVRASRPSGEKEEVSPNDHVKIVKKGKPIPNCQVKIDQEFPTGQNRYANSRTFVPICHHCGKIGHIRPKCNERLSNSQFSQEKCTFESLQFELKEQKELINKLAEIVSNKNFQTERRKEVWTKKNESKCLRSYETNDTCLFTCASKQRSHIEATCLVALTALADKRRDFWYVDSGCSRHMTGDKSWFTSFEDENTIGSVTFGDGRKANILAQGTVNTPGIPNLKNVLSVEGLTANLISVSHLTDDYEDVWFNKQRCLVLNQKGEGIMGGKRSIDNCYHIQANESSSLQSCLSVKSTEETFELWHRKMGHVNYQDLPNLSSKQCVRGLPNLRGKTDKICGECKIGKQTMAPHRVINSTTTTTVLELLHMDLMGPAQS